Within Candidatus Margulisiibacteriota bacterium, the genomic segment GAAGTCCAAATGCTTCCACCGGATTTTTTGAAACCAATAATATCAGCGTTAAAAACACTTGTTGAATATTTTAAGGTTTCCGTATTGTTTTCATCTGCAACCCAACCCGCGTTAGTAGGGGCAATAGGAGCGCAACGTTCTGAATTTATAGGGTTAGAAAGTGTTAGTGAAATAATTGATAATCCCACAGTACTTTCAGAACAACTTAAACGTGTTTACGTGAATATGCCTGAACTACATGCCGATGCCCCATCTTGGCGTAGTATTGCTGATGAGTTAAATCAATATGAACAAGTGCTATGTATCCTTAATACTCGAAAAGATTGCCGGGAACTTTATAAGCTTATGCCGGAAGATACCGAGCATTTATCGCGATTAATGTGTTCTCAGCATATTCTTGATTCTATAGATAAAATAAAACAAAAATTGAAAAAAGGAGAGCCAGTCAGAGTTGTAAGTACTCAATTGATAGAGGCTGGAGTTGATATCGATTTTCCTGTTGTGTACAGATCATTAGCTGGGCTTGATTCAATAGCACAATCTGCTGGACGTTGTAACCGCGAGGGCAAGCTAAACGAATCGGATCAATTAGGTCAGGTTAAAATTTTTAAGTCGCCTAATGGCGTACCTGTAGGCTTTATAAGAAAAGGTGTAGATACGACGAAAGAGCTGTTATCAAAAAAATATCAAGATTATTTAACACCAGAGATATTTAAAGAATATTTTCATTTGTTTTATTCTAAGGTGAATAAATTTGATAAAGCTGAAATAGATGAACTATTAGTTCGAAATGCCCAAGAAATGAAGTTTCAATTTGCCACAGCTGCTAAGGAGTTTTGTTTAATTGATGATAAAGATTCAAGAAGCTTTATTGTTCATTATAAGGATAGTAGCAATTTAATAGAGCAATTAAAACGTAAAGGCCCAGAAAACTGGCTTTTGAGAAAACTTCAGCGTTATACCTTGTCAGTAAAGAAATCTGATTTCGATAGATTGAAAGATCAGCAGCGAATTATTCCCTATGACGGTATATGGGTTCAATCGGATATCAATCTTTATAATCAAAAGATCGGATTGAAATTTGATGACGAGTGGTTAGATGAATTATTACTTGGATAAAAGAGAGGAGGATTGTGTGATAGAAAAATTTTATAATAAAGAATTTTGTATTGAAGTAAGTGGGGATTATGCGTGTTTTACGCGTCCGGAAATGAAGGTTGAGCGTGTGAGTTATGATGTAATAACTCCTTCTGCTGCCCGGGGTGTTTTTGAGGCTATTTTCTGGAAGCCTGCAATTAGATGGCAGGTAACAAAAATCGAGGTGCTAAGTCCGATAAAATGGATATCAGTACGTCGTAATGAAGTTGGGGCGTTAATAAGTGATCGTGTAAAGGAGTTGTTCATCGAACCTAATCGACAGCAGCGAGCGGGGTTGTTTTTGCGGGATGTTATATATAGGCTTCATGCTGAGCTGGTATTTATTAATCCTTTGGATCGCAAAAAGATCAGAATTGCGACACTAGATACACTTATCGATAATGAGGAAAAAGAGCTATTGAGAAAAGATGAAAATCCCGGGAAATATAATGCGATCTTTGAGCGAAGAGCAAAAAAAGGTCAGTGCTTCAATCAGCCATATCTTGGGTGTCGCGAATTTTCTGCTGCTTTTAGATATATAGAAAATATATCAGAAGAAACTATTCGACCAATTAATGAAACTCGTGATTTGGGGTATATGCTTTATGATATGGATTTCTCAGATATCAACGATCCTAAACCGATGTTTTTTCGGGCAAAAATAGAGAATGGTGTAGTCACAGTTCCTCCAATAGATAGTGAGGAGGTGAAGCGATGATCTTACAATCACTACATGAGTATTACCAGCGCAAGGCAGCTGATCCCGAAAGCAAAATTCCCCCACAAGGTTTTGGGTGGAAAGAAATACCATTTCTGATAGTTATTGATAAAGATGGTAATTTTATTAATCTGGAATCAGTAAGAGTTGGTGCTTCAAGGAAGGACTTTTTAGTATTGAAAACGAGGGGAAGATCTGGTGCTAATTCTTGGCAAACATCAAATGTGTTATGGGATCACTACGGGTATGTATTGGCGTGTCCTAAAGATAACACGGGAAAAGCAAAAGTTGATGCTCAGAAACAACATAGTTCATTTCTTGCTTATGTGAATGAATTAACAGAAAAATATCCATTAAATGAGCAATTTAAGGCTGTAAAAAAGTTTTATGAGCGAGAAGATCAACGAAAGGACATTTTAAAACATGAATATTGGAACGATTGCTACAAGATTTCTGGCTGTAATCTATCCTTTAAGTTGGTTGGTGAAACTAAGTTAGTAGCAGAGCATGAAGATTTAAAAAGTTTTGTGATTTGTGATAAAAAAGATGAGGGAGAGTCAAAAGGAACTGGCCCAATTAACAATACTGAAGGAATTTGTCTGATTACGGGAGAACGGGGGGAAATCGCAGTTTTGCATACAGCGACTTCTGTGCCGGGTGGAAAAAGTGGAGGAAAGCTTGTTGGTTTTCAGAAAAATTCTGGTTATGATTCTTACTATAAAGAACAAGGATTAAACGCACCTGTATCAAAAAAAGCTGAAGACGCATATACAACAGCTCTTAACACGTTATTAAGTAAGGATTCAAAAAATAAATTTAAAATTACTGATACGATTGTTCTTTTCTGGGCCGAAAAGAAAACAGACTTTGAAAAGTATTTCCCCTTTTTCTTTGCTTGCCCGCAAAAAGATGATCCTGATAGAAATTCTCAGGAAATTAAGACATTGTTTGAGTCAATACGGTCAGGTAAATTAAATGCAGACAATAACAATAAGTTTTATATTTTAGGGTTAGCACCTAATGCAGCCCGTATATCTGTTCGTTTCTGGAAAATACGCACGGTAAAAGAGTTTGGAGAATCAATCGCACAACATTTTGAAGATTTGGAAATAGTCCGTGGAAAAAAAGATGAGCATGAATATTTTTCTCTTTTTAATTTACTGACTAGTATAGTTTTGGATTACAAAATGGATAATGTACCTCCCAACCTTACTGGTGCACTAATAGCGAGTATACTCGATGGAACTCCCTATCCAGCAACATTACAGCAGCAATGTATTCGGCGTATTCGCGCTGAGCAGCATGTTACTCGCGTTCGCGCAGCTATACTAAAAGCTTATTTGAATAAGCGAAATAGATGTTATAAAAAAAATGAAAAGGAGATAACTATGGCGTTAGACCCGACGAATACGAATCAAGGGTATTTGACCGGCAGATTATTCGCAGTGCTTGAAAAGATACAGGAAGAAGCTCAGCCGGGGATCAATTCAACTATAAAGGATCGTTATTATGGTGCGGCATCAAGTACTCCTGTAATTGTTATGCCAAGATTACTAGGCTTATCTAGTCATCATCTTGGGAAGCTAAACCCCGGTCGTAAGTTTAATTTAGAAAGACTTGTCGGTGAAATCATTAATGATATTGATGGTAATAAAAATTTCCCTGCGCATATGTCTCTTGATGATCAGTCACGTTTTGCGATTGGCTATTATCATCAGCGTCAGGATTTGTTTACTAAAAAATAATTATAAATAAAAAAAGGAGAAATGATTATGGACGAGAAGATTATTAAGAATAGGTATGAATTTATTTTGTTATTTGATGTGCAAGACGGGAATCCTAATGGTGACCCGGATGCAGGGAACTTGCCACGAGTTGATGCAGAAACTGGGCTGGGCTTAGTTACTGATGTATGCTTAAAAAGAAAAGTGCGTAATTATGTTCAGATTATTAAAGAACAGGATAAAAGTAATGAAAGAAAATATGATATTTATGTTAAAGAAAAAGCTGTATTAGGTCGGGCACATGTTGAGGCGTTTCACGACTTGAAAATAGAACTTGGTGAAGGTGCAACCATAAATATTCCTGATAATTTAAAAGAGGATTTTGAGGATTACAATTTACCTGATGGTCTTAGTATTATTGATGATGAAGATACTCTAGTATTAGTTGTGGCAGCAGATGCTGATAAAAAGCAAATTAAAGAATATTTGAAGGAATCAAAACCTTCGAAGGAATTAAAGAAATTTATTGATGATTCAATAAAAAATGTGAAATCTCGTAAACCAACGGCTGATGAGACGGAGAAAGGTCGAGACTGGATGTGTAAGAATTTTTATGACATCAGAACTTTTGGCGCAGTATTATCTTTAAAGTCAGCTCCTAATTGTGGACAGGTTCGTGGTCCGATACAACTAACTTTTGCCAGATCGATTGACCCAGTAGTTGCTCTCGAACATTGCATTACTCGTATGGCAGTAGCAACAGAAGCTGAAGCTGAAAAGCAAGGTGGAGATAATCGTACAATGGGGAGAAAATACACGATACCTTATGGTTTGTATAAGGCTCACGGATTTGTTTCTTCTCATTTAGCAGCACAAACAGGGTTTGACAAGGATGATTTGGAATTATTGTGGGAAGCAATTGAAAATATGTTTGATCATGATCATTCCGCAGCTCGAGGTTTGATGGCAACAAGAAACCTTATCATTTTTAAACATGAGTTACCTTTAGGTAATGCTTCTGCCAATAAATTATTCGATTTGGTAACTGTAGAAAAAACAGATAAAGACAAACCCACCAGATCTTATAATGATTACACTGTCACTATCGATAAATCCAATCTTCCTAAAGGAGTAACAATCGATGATGCCAGTGTTCTCACAGGCGTAACAATCATAGAAAAATTATAATGCGATAACGGAATGTAGTACGGAACGGTCGCGACCGTTCCCTACAATTAACCGAAACAGGAAAAATTATTGATGATAGAATTAATTGGCTACTGGATCAGTATGAATGTGTAGAAATCGATGAATATATTATTATGCCGGATCACGTGCATAAATGATATCGTAGGGAACGGTCGTGACCGTTCCCTACATTGATATGTTTAATAAGGACAACTAATAGTGAAGGAAAGAAAAAAACAAAGGTTACCTGATTTCGATTATGGACGCCCTGGATGGTATTTTGTTACATCATGTGTGAAGAATAGTTTTTATCCATTGTCAGTATTATCGAATGCAGTCAGCGGCGAATCGATTAATATCGTAGGGAACGGTCGCGACCGTTCCCTACAAAATAAAATAAAACCATTACCGGAATTGATGGGGGCATTTAAAACAACATCTTCTAAATTGATTCGTCAGAATATAGATCCTTCTTTTTCGTGGCAGAAATCATACCACGATCGAATTATTCGTAATGATGACGAATTGAACCGGATTCGAATGTATATTAGAAATAACCCTGCTAACTATAAATACAAGGAATGTTGATATATGTATTCGGAAGACTCTACTGTTATGTTATCTGCTTTACAGCACTATCAGTTCTGTCCACGGCAATGCGCATTGATTCATGTCGAGCAGATCTGGGAAGAAAATTATTTGACTGCCCAGGGCCGGGTCATGCACGAACGGGCTGATAGTGAAGAAAATGAAAAAAGAAAAGATGTCCGAATCGAACGAAGTATAGCTTTGACCTCGATGCAAATGGGATTAAGAGGCAAAGCTGATGTGGTTGAGTTTCATTTTGATAAGCAGACAAGGAAATGGAATCCTTATCCGGTGGAATATAAACGAGGCAAGCCAAAAGTCGATGAGTGTGACAAGGTCCAACTATGTGCCCAGGCTCTCTGCCTGGAAGAAATGATGAGTACAACTATACCCGAAGGTGCACTGTTCTACGGTAAGACCAGACGGCGGGAAGTTGTCTATTGTGATGAAGCGCTCCGTAATACAACAATTCGGATTGCACATGAGGTGCACAAACTGATTGATAATGGCATAGTACCTATGGCACAATATGAGAAAAAGTGCGA encodes:
- a CDS encoding CRISPR-associated helicase/endonuclease Cas3; the encoded protein is MPDKGPEEWQFLEDHLQNVARMAGEFASEFESREWACFAGLWHDLGKYSSAFQEYIGKCGIQLDEDEDTAIIGNKKSDHTSAGAIWAKERLFDQGFSKGLQHILSYVIAGHHAGLHNWHNEIGISGNLQSRLEKIELLEDIRSKINKTINIAIILKPPCGKALTDEAIHLWMRMIFSCLVDADRLDTEKFMNLDLFSQRKQYLTLNALNVLFDQHMNELKNNAKDTFVNRIRANILKQCMQKGIGTPGFFSITVPTGGGKTLSSMAWALEHARKHNKKRIVFAIPYTSIITQTAQIYRDIFGEENVVEHHSNIDEDTRSQASKLASENWDAPIIITTNVQLFESLFAAKTSRCRKLHNLANSIIILDEVQMLPPDFLKPIISALKTLVEYFKVSVLFSSATQPALVGAIGAQRSEFIGLESVSEIIDNPTVLSEQLKRVYVNMPELHADAPSWRSIADELNQYEQVLCILNTRKDCRELYKLMPEDTEHLSRLMCSQHILDSIDKIKQKLKKGEPVRVVSTQLIEAGVDIDFPVVYRSLAGLDSIAQSAGRCNREGKLNESDQLGQVKIFKSPNGVPVGFIRKGVDTTKELLSKKYQDYLTPEIFKEYFHLFYSKVNKFDKAEIDELLVRNAQEMKFQFATAAKEFCLIDDKDSRSFIVHYKDSSNLIEQLKRKGPENWLLRKLQRYTLSVKKSDFDRLKDQQRIIPYDGIWVQSDINLYNQKIGLKFDDEWLDELLLG
- the cas5c gene encoding type I-C CRISPR-associated protein Cas5; this encodes MNYYLDKREEDCVIEKFYNKEFCIEVSGDYACFTRPEMKVERVSYDVITPSAARGVFEAIFWKPAIRWQVTKIEVLSPIKWISVRRNEVGALISDRVKELFIEPNRQQRAGLFLRDVIYRLHAELVFINPLDRKKIRIATLDTLIDNEEKELLRKDENPGKYNAIFERRAKKGQCFNQPYLGCREFSAAFRYIENISEETIRPINETRDLGYMLYDMDFSDINDPKPMFFRAKIENGVVTVPPIDSEEVKR
- the cas8c gene encoding type I-C CRISPR-associated protein Cas8c/Csd1; translation: MILQSLHEYYQRKAADPESKIPPQGFGWKEIPFLIVIDKDGNFINLESVRVGASRKDFLVLKTRGRSGANSWQTSNVLWDHYGYVLACPKDNTGKAKVDAQKQHSSFLAYVNELTEKYPLNEQFKAVKKFYEREDQRKDILKHEYWNDCYKISGCNLSFKLVGETKLVAEHEDLKSFVICDKKDEGESKGTGPINNTEGICLITGERGEIAVLHTATSVPGGKSGGKLVGFQKNSGYDSYYKEQGLNAPVSKKAEDAYTTALNTLLSKDSKNKFKITDTIVLFWAEKKTDFEKYFPFFFACPQKDDPDRNSQEIKTLFESIRSGKLNADNNNKFYILGLAPNAARISVRFWKIRTVKEFGESIAQHFEDLEIVRGKKDEHEYFSLFNLLTSIVLDYKMDNVPPNLTGALIASILDGTPYPATLQQQCIRRIRAEQHVTRVRAAILKAYLNKRNRCYKKNEKEITMALDPTNTNQGYLTGRLFAVLEKIQEEAQPGINSTIKDRYYGAASSTPVIVMPRLLGLSSHHLGKLNPGRKFNLERLVGEIINDIDGNKNFPAHMSLDDQSRFAIGYYHQRQDLFTKK
- the cas7c gene encoding type I-C CRISPR-associated protein Cas7/Csd2, which produces MDEKIIKNRYEFILLFDVQDGNPNGDPDAGNLPRVDAETGLGLVTDVCLKRKVRNYVQIIKEQDKSNERKYDIYVKEKAVLGRAHVEAFHDLKIELGEGATINIPDNLKEDFEDYNLPDGLSIIDDEDTLVLVVAADADKKQIKEYLKESKPSKELKKFIDDSIKNVKSRKPTADETEKGRDWMCKNFYDIRTFGAVLSLKSAPNCGQVRGPIQLTFARSIDPVVALEHCITRMAVATEAEAEKQGGDNRTMGRKYTIPYGLYKAHGFVSSHLAAQTGFDKDDLELLWEAIENMFDHDHSAARGLMATRNLIIFKHELPLGNASANKLFDLVTVEKTDKDKPTRSYNDYTVTIDKSNLPKGVTIDDASVLTGVTIIEKL
- the cas4 gene encoding CRISPR-associated protein Cas4 produces the protein MYSEDSTVMLSALQHYQFCPRQCALIHVEQIWEENYLTAQGRVMHERADSEENEKRKDVRIERSIALTSMQMGLRGKADVVEFHFDKQTRKWNPYPVEYKRGKPKVDECDKVQLCAQALCLEEMMSTTIPEGALFYGKTRRREVVYCDEALRNTTIRIAHEVHKLIDNGIVPMAQYEKKCDSCSLVDVCMPKKNIKQVSYYMNKVLKEIVCE